The Daucus carota subsp. sativus chromosome 7, DH1 v3.0, whole genome shotgun sequence genome window below encodes:
- the LOC108195997 gene encoding uncharacterized protein LOC108195997 codes for MNSNSKSSKGSASSAHLSRPRFVKVRKQSAAAASHTSIPNPGFNPFTPSANPQMSSGTSTLNPFVFRASASGMTHDPLLDKIRNMNISDGGGGGKGMFVFETGGKKSSESDGLRRDSGLDTELPDQISKLNIKDSGTAGGGGLGYDAMRNVSGDSKNVLPDMFNKLNIKESMASDQGGIGFGDKSGSVYNESHQGRYGFQAGDVKLASSSPGMHFGPAMNTLNASSVGMTYNDEVRTPYVEFKTPNLKEYVASDYDRNRESRGDSTKEAKLKKKKWDPRKTTAGHVMCDEEFVFGEGSSRQTCDSSEAYSPMDVSPYQETVAQSTRSRETSITSDEVLYPDDSYVSSESHPTVSNTTIDEDLAAATNQLNINRSNINFTSFGCDSGTDCFDKGSVAGGPSEESISGAETESFKSAVDQLEYSSDTFVTAGDTEVSSCSSYERQDLDGKTQFNFASSIEDTGSSSFTFAASSSNHVPSSADTRHYKKKHRLKVGNDTYSSFVNDKVPLESSTSPFFPISGTSSNPSPWQGRKGDESKLFGKSENKSELIKEKEVKQVSFSSATSIAAQEACEKWRLRGNQAYANGDLLKAEECYTKGVNCVSKTETSKSCISALVFCYSNRAATLMCSGRMREALQDCMFAADLDPSFLRVQLRAANCYLALGEADNASVHYMKCLKAGNGACLDSKHLAEASEGVDKAKKILECIKQSADLLQQETADFAEHALARIEEGLMISPYSEKLQEMKADVLFMLRRYDEVIKYCEETMESAKINSSVVGADNRQNNVEGPNVRASSSFRVWRWNLIAKSYFYIGKMDEALDFVKKLEEPVLITERKGNQSLESVIPLACTIQDLLRFKVSGNEAFQSGRHAEAIEHYTAALSCSVESRPYAAVCFCNRAAAYQAMGQIAYAISDCNVAIALDGSYAKAISRRATLFEMIRDFGQASTDLHRLESLLKRHVEDKGNQFGASDRMNRINELKQTQQRVYMMEEKAREGIPLNMYLILGVERSAATSEIKKAYRKAALRHHPDKAGQFLNRSDSGDDGLWKEIAEEVHKDTERLFKMIGEAYAVLSDPVKRSRFDQERYEQEEVVRNSHKKSNVSGTYADVHSYHFERSGSRRNWDEILRSYGNSQPWGSERSRSNRYS; via the exons ATGAATTCGAATTCTAAATCTAGTAAAGGATCAGCGTCGTCAGCTCATCTTTCCAGGCCTCGATTTGTTAAGGTTAGGAAACAATCAGCAGCTGCCGCCTCACACACTTCGATACCTAATCCTGGTTTTAATCCGTTTACGCCTTCTGCGAACCCGCAAATGAGTAGTGGCACCAGTACTTTGAATCCGTTTGTTTTTAGAGCTAGTGCTAGTGGAATGACACATGATCCGCTTCTCGATAAAATTAGGAATATGAATATTTCGGATGGGGGTGGTGGTGGTAAGGGAATGTTTGTGTTTGAGACTGGCGGTAAGAAGAGTAGTGAGAGTGATGGTTTGAGGAGGGATAGTGGTTTGGATACGGAACTTCCGGATCAGATAAGTAAACTGAATATTAAGGACTCTGGGACGGCTGGCGGAGGAGGTTTAGGATATGATGCTATGAGGAATGTGAGTGGTGATTCGAAGAATGTACTTCCGGATATGTTTAATAAACTGAATATTAAGGAGTCTATGGCATCGGATCAGGGTGGTATCGGGTTTGGTGATAAGAGTGGTTCGGTTTATAATGAGTCGCATCAGGGTAGATATGGGTTTCAGGCTGGGGATGTTAAGCTGGCATCCTCATCTCCTGGAATGCATTTCGGGCCAGCTATGAATACTTTAAATGCTTCTTCTGTGGGGATGACTTACAATGATGAAGTGAGAACACCGTATGTAGAGTTCAAAACCCCTAACCTAAAAGAATATGTAGCTTCGGATTATGATAGGAACCGAGAATCAAGAGGGGATTCTACCAAAGAAGCTAAACTGAAAAAGAAGAAATGGGACCCCAGGAAGACCACTGCAGGTCATGTGATGTGCGATGAAGAATTTGTTTTTGGAGAAGGAAGTTCTCGCCAAACTTGCGACTCTTCTGAAGCATATTCGCCTATGGATGTCTCTCCATATCAAGAGACGGTAGCTCAAAGTACCCGTTCAAGAGAAACTTCCATAACATCAGATGAGGTTTTATATCCTGACGACAGTTACGTGTCTAGTGAATCACATCCAACAGTCTCCAATACCACTATAGATGAAGATCTGGCTGCTGCAACAAATCAGCTGAATATCAATAgaagtaatataaattttacaagCTTTGGGTGTGACTCTGGTACAGATTGTTTTGACAAAGGCTCTGTTGCTGGAGGTCCATCAGAGGAGTCCATTTCAGGAGCCGAGACTGAGAGTTTTAAGTCTGCGGTTGATCAGTTGGAATATAGCAGTGATACCTTTGTTACTGCAGGTGATACTGAGGTCAGTTCATGTTCATCATATGAGAGGCAGGATCTTGATGGGAAGACACAATTTAACTTTGCTTCAAGTATCGAAGATACTGGAAGTAGCAGCTTCACCTTTGCTGCATCTTCCTCTAATCATGTTCCATCATCTGCTGATACACGGCACTACAAAAAGAAGCATAGATTGAAAGTGGGCAATGATACTTATAGTTCTTTTGTAAATGACAAAGTTCCCCTGGAATCGTCCACTTCGCCATTTTTCCCGATTTCTGGAACATCTTCCAATCCGTCCCCTTGGCAGGGTCGGAAGGGTGATGAATCGAAGTTATTTGGTAAAAGTGAAAATAAATCTGAACTAATTAAAGAAAAGGAGGTAAAGCAAGTAAGTTTTTCCTCTGCTACAAGCATCGCAGCACAGGAAGCTTGTGAGAAGTGGCGCTTAAG AGGAAATCAAGCATATGCAAACGGAGATCTGTTGAAGGCAGAAGAGTGTTACACAAAAGGCGTGAACTGTGTGTCAAAAACTGAGACATCTAAAAGTTGTATCAGTGCATTGGTGTTTTGCTATAGCAACCGTGCAGCAACACTTATGTGTTCTGGAAGAATGAGAGAAGCACTACAGGACTGTATGTTTGCTGCTGACCTAGATCCTAGCTTTCTTAGGGTGCAACTACGAGCCGCAAA CTGTTATCTAGCCCTAGGGGAAGCAGATAATGCATCGGTTCATTACATGAAATGCTTGAAGGCAGGAAATGGTGCTTGCCTGGACAGTAAACATTTAGCTGAGGCCTCCGAGGGAGTAGATAAAGCAAAG AAAATATTGGAGTGCATAAAGCAATCTGCTGACCTTTTGCAACAAGAGACTGCTGATTTTGCCGAGCATGCCTTGGCGAGAATTGAAGAGGGTTTGATGATAAGTCCATACTCGGAAAAGCTTCAGGAAATGAAAGCAGATGTTCTTTTCATG CTACGGAGATACGATGAGGTGATTAAATATTGTGAGGAGACCATGGAGTCTGCAAAGATTAATAGCTCCGTAGTTGGTGCTGATAACAGACAGAATAATGTGGAGGGTCCTAACGTAAGAGCAAGCTCTTCCTTTAGGGTATGGCGCTGGAACCTCATCGCTAAGTCTTACTTCTATATAGGAAAGATGGATGAAGCTcttgattttgttaaaaaacTTGAGGAACCTGTGCTAATTACAGAAAG GAAGGGAAACCAATCCCTGGAGTCGGTGATACCATTAGCTTGCACTATACAAGATTTGTTGCGTTTTAAG GTTTCTGGAAATGAAGCATTTCAATCTGGCCGACATGCAGAAGCTATTGAGCATTACACTGCAGCTTTATCATGCAGTGTAGAGTCACGCCCTTATGCAGCTGTCTGTTTTTGTAATCGTGCTGCTGCATATCAAGCAATGGGTCAAATCGCATATGCAATTTCAGATTGCAACGTAGCTATAGCCCTAGACGGAAGTTATGCAAAG GCAATTTCTAGGCGAGCCACCTTGTTTGAGATGATTAGAGATTTTGGACAAGCATCTACAGATCTTCATAGACTCGAATCTCTTCTCAAGAGGCATGTAGAGGACAAGGGTAATCAGTTTGGTGCTTCTGATAGAATGAACCGCATTAATGAGCTAAAGCAAACTCAACAACGGGTCTATATGATGGAAGAAAAAGCTAGAGAAGGCATTCCTTTGAATATGTACCTGATCCT GGGTGTAGAACGCTCTGCTGCAACATCTGAGATCAAGAAGGCATATAGGAAAGCTGCACTGAGGCATCATCCTGACAAG GCTGGCCAGTTTTTAAATAGAAGTGACAGTGGTGATGATGGTCTTTGGAAGGAAATAGCAGAAGAGGTCCACAAAGATACTGAGCGGCTATTCAAAATGATTGGAGAGGCATATGCAGTGCTCTCAGACCCTGTCAAG CGGTCAAGGTTTGATCAAGAAAGATATGAGCAAGAGGAAGTGGTGAGAAACAGTCATAAAAAAAGCAACGTGTCTGGCACATATGCAGATGTCCATAGTTATCATTTTGAGAGAAGTGGAAGCAGGAGGAATTGGGACGAAATTTTGAGGTCATATGGAAACTCTCAGCCCTGGGGATCAGAAAGAAGTCGATCTAACAGGTACTCATGA